A genomic window from Gossypium hirsutum isolate 1008001.06 chromosome D10, Gossypium_hirsutum_v2.1, whole genome shotgun sequence includes:
- the LOC107935350 gene encoding mitogen-activated protein kinase kinase kinase 18 → MDWTRGGTIGRGSTSVVSVATDNYSGDVFAVKSSELYRAESLKREQMILSTLSCPHVVAYKGCDVSSENGKVLYNLFMEYAPKGTVVDAIEKHGGGLDEATVRSYTRGILLGLRFLHGNGIVHCDIKGRNILVTDDDGVKIADLGCAKRVNGVSSSVSGTPLYMAPEVARGEQQGFPADIWALGCTVIEMATGKAPWPDVDDPLSALYRIGFSSDVPEIPNNISKQAKDFLTKCLKRNPFERWSVIQLLAHEFVNESKFAVNGREGSQSETPSSVLNRQLWDSMEEIDTNQILSKKPCFPTKCLMKRIQLLVEDDLVFSLKMPNWDCDENWVTVRSNGSLEEEAWVSSNNVDEPHMNDDYGLGLEISGQKTSNNFESGCKTSSFKACKYVTFILCTKLNYCNDRYTFNAILPVVVIGILSSYLLTHKSFKVLSHPKYNFMDPNPHP, encoded by the coding sequence atggactGGACACGTGGCGGAACAATTGGACGTGGCTCCACCTCCGTCGTCTCCGTCGCTACTGATAACTACTCGGGTGATGTATTTGCCGTTAAGTCCTCTGAGCTTTACCGAGCTGAATCTCTTAAAAGGGAACAGATGATTCTGTCTACATTAAGCTGTCCCCATGTCGTAGCTTATAAAGGGTGCGATGTTTCATCGGAAAATGGTAAGGTTTTGTATAATCTTTTCATGGAATACGCGCCGAAGGGCACCGTCGTGGATGCGATTGAAAAGCACGGTGGTGGCCTGGACGAGGCGACGGTCCGATCGTACACTCGCGGGATTTTATTGGGTCTCCGGTTTCTTCACGGTAACGGGATTGTGCATTGTGATATCAAGGGCCGGAATATTTTGGTCACCGACGATGATGGGGTGAAAATCGCCGACTTGGGTTGTGCTAAGCGAGTTAATGGAGTGTCGTCGTCAGTTTCCGGTACGCCTCTTTACATGGCACCGGAGGTGGCGCGCGGGGAACAACAAGGGTTCCCAGCTGACATATGGGCGCTTGGGTGTACGGTTATCGAGATGGCCACCGGAAAAGCCCCATGGCCTGACGTCGATGACCCATTATCGGCCTTATACCGAATCGGATTCTCATCTGATGTGCCTGAAATACCCAATAATATTTCGAAGCAAGCAAAGGATTTCTTAACCAAGTGTTTAAAAAGAAACCCTTTTGAAAGATGGTCTGTAATTCAACTTCTAGCTCATGAGTTCGTGAATGAATCGAAATTTGCAGTAAATGGAAGAGAAGGGTCTCAATCTGAGACACCCAGCAGCGTATTGAATCGACAATTATGGGATTCAATGGAAGAAATTGATACAAATCAGATTCTTTCTAAGAAACCATGTTTCCCCACCAAGTGTTTGATGAAAAGGATTCAGCTACTGGTTGAAGACGATCTGGTTTTCTCTTTGAAAATGCCTAATTGGGATTGTGATGAAAATTGGGTAACTGTTAGAAGTAATGGTAGTTTAGAAGAAGAAGCGTGGGTTAGCAGTAATAATGTGGATGAACCTCACATGAATGACGATTATGGCTTAGGCTTAGAGATTAGTGGGCAAAAAACTAGTAATAATTTTGAGAGTGGGTGTAAAACAAGTTCATTCAAGGCATGCAAATATGTGACTTTTATCTTATGTACGAAATTGAATTACTGTAATGATAGATATACTTTTAATGCAATTTTACCAGTTGTAGTTATTGGGATTCTAAGTTCATATTTATTGACTCATAAGTCCTTCAAAGTTCTGTCACATCCAAAATACAACTTTATGGATCCAAACCCACATCCTTAA